The DNA segment ACAAATTTGACCGGAATGGCGACGGCTACGTCACGTTCGACGAGTTTTATGAGTCGTGCGTCAATGTGAGGAACCTGCTGTGACGTATATGCAGGCTGATATGCTCTTGGCTGGGTCCTGATTGCAATGCGTCAAAATTACGTCATACCGCACGAGCTACCGGCGTCTAATCTTGGTCCTTCACgaaaatttatgtattttatCAAAACTCAAAACATCCAACGCGatttcaaattaattaaacCTCGAAATTTTCATTTGGATTTTCCGAGCATGAGCGTAGCCCACAACTAGCTTCTCCGATAAACCGGTTAATTTCTAGTTGTTGACTTTCTGCTCTGTTGCCGTGGCATTTTAACCAACGCCATTGTCGGCAGGTTCGGTCAAACACTTATCCCCCTCTTATCTATAGCATATTAAGCTGACGTGATGACGTAATTCTGACGTAGTTTGTTCCAGGTGGAGTTAATCTGAGTTTCCATAAACAGCTCGACAAATTCtgtttcttaatttttaaaataaggcaAGACATTTCCGGTGTTAACCTCAACTTGTTCGTCATAGAACCAGACCATCGTCCAATCGATGATGGTCTTCCACAAAGAGGAATGTGACGTCGATGGAAGTGATGAAACAACGATCTGGCATCACTGACCACCCCTGCAATCTACTAGAGGCGATCCCATCGACCTCTACCAAGAGCGTCCCTACCAAGACCACCCACTAGTGTGGCGTACAAACAGAGGGGAGACCCCCCGGGTTAGTTCCACCAAACTCGATGGGTCATTTGGGGTCACAAAAGCTCAGAGAAGCGCAACAGCTCAGCAACAGACTGgtttatataaaaacaaaaaaaacattttcaactaAATGTTATTTGTCGTTACTGGTCTCgtattttgaaaacttgagaattgtttcgtcataaaatgttcaaaacgtcatttcttttttgttttttgatccGGGGGATTCAGAATGACGTCACCTTCTTCATCGCTTAGTGGCGCCGGTGGAGGTTTTATGAGAGGAAAGTTGAAAGATTTTTGAGGGGAAACCCTGAAAAAAGGGGGAGGTTTATGAGCTAAGTCAATGGCAGGACCAACGGTCAGAAGCGGAAAGAATAATTACAGCATCGATTCAGTTGATTTTTAAGAAGACACCACGCCATCTGTGTAGCTGGTCCTAACCAACCGCGCAGACACAGTGGCGCCGCTATTTTCTACTTGGGCTTTTGACTGGTGGGTGACCAGTCATACATTAAGGTCAAACGGTCTTACGTCATCACATCGCGTTGCTTCAGAATTTCTTCGATTTCAACAAATCTGTTCAAACGATCCACGTTTTCGCCTCTAGATGGCGCACCGAAGCTCACAAAGTCCACTCCGAGCCCAACGCCCTAAACATCACCAAgtctttatgacgtcacaattataATTCATTATCAAGTCATAATTGCAAGATTATGAAACATACCACGTCAGTGTATATGTCATCACTTGCGTCAGCAGGAGGCGAGAGGaggattgtgacgtcaccattGGCGCGAACGTCTTGGACAATTCGATATAAATCTGAACACGTCACTCTACTGCCTGTTGCTATGGCGACGCCGCTTGATCTGCGCGCGCAGAGCTGGTTTTGGTTTAAGGAGTGCAGTGGACCGTAAATGGACGATCCACCAATCACAAAGCACCTGACAAGGTCAACATTTTCAACCAATAACatcttattacgtcacatttACTGACGCGTACGACTCTGGTAATAGTGTTGGAGCTCACTTCTCactgatgacgtcacataaCTTGGGCCACTGCTCCTTGTCCTCCTTGCGGATGGGATCGATCAACATAATGACCGCCGGGTAGCGCGCCAACAAGTCCCTGTAAAGCTCTACGAGTTCATCGGCCGACTTGAAGAGCGAGTTCGATATTTCGTACTTGCCTTTGTCCTGCACCAGCAGCTTGTCGTTACTTTGCTTCATATCAATTCTATCAAGCGCGCAATTATATAACAACGGAAATGAAGAAAACTGGTTACTTACGTAATCAAACGCATTTGTTGCGTCAGTTTCGATTCCGACGTAAATGTCTTGACCTGGGGTGAACCCGGCAGTCTGGATTGCCTCCAAAACGACATCTAGCGGTTGTTCAGGTTTGTCATAAACCGGTTGCAAGCCGCCACCAGGAGCGGTGACGACCCCGACGCTCTGCAGAGATGGGAACATGGTCGATGAGAGTGTGAAGTGATTGAGACTAACTCTACAGGAATGAGCCATGCTTGTTGCGCGCTGACGTCACTACGGACCGTTACGAGGTGGCAAACCTATGCAGTGTATGAGACAAGTGGTTCAAGTTTATTCACCGATTTTGCGGCCAAACTGCGCTCCACCGCCTGATAAACCTTGACCAGGTTTCCGATGCTCTCGTTGACCGGCAAGCCAGGCCTGGATATTGCgaatatatttttgaaaatattcagtTTTCCTGTGAAATAAATTGACttttaaattggaaatattttaccagGGTGCCTAAGAATAAAATGTCAAATATTTACCAAGATATTTTACACCGGAGAAATCATCAAATCGAATATATGGACCATAAATGCTCTTAAAACGTCTTTCAAATAGCTCCTCCTCATATCTAAATACCTGGAGATGACTTTCCTCCAGTGATGATGGAGATCACAGGAGTAGGAAGTCGAATCTCTTCTTTTCCCTCGCATCCGGACATTGATCGGTGGAGGTGGAGGAAAGGAGGTTGGGCAAGAAATACCGAACTTGCCTTCAAAGTTACGAGCGAAGTGGCAGAGATGGAGCTGCATCCCTGGACTCAAGAACAATCTCCAATTCAAAGATTGCACTTGACAGAGCTACTCATTGCATTATAACATGTGCGTTccattaataataattattatccgtaaacaaaaattatgtgAACAAATCTTAACGAGATTCGATTAAATTGAGATTTTAACTTGAAGAGTGCAAATTTAATAAGGAGCAGAGCATGTGAGTCAACAGCAGAAATGTCTGCATTTTTCCATTAAAAACGTCTTGATAAGTTGAACGAAGGCAAAGTACCTTTAATCGAGGTGCTGCGGGCTCTTTTGGGGGGATAGGTTTCTCTGGGGCTTTCCCACCTTTGACTTTCCCAGAAGgaacttttttcttcttccCACTAGAGGGGGTGGGAGTTCGAGGATTATTGTTTTCGCTGACGTCAGTAGATGATGACACAGCATTTTCCATCTCGTTCATCCAATCACTGGAAAATTTTAATGGAGTTTTGATATTTGAGGTGGAAATAAACTTTGACACGATTATGAGAAGAATTTCCAACCAACCATACCTCAGTGCTTTATCGATTTCAGCTTGATTCAGTAGGGGAATTCCCTTTATTTTTGGTGCTATTTCAGCGTTGATATTCACGCAAGTTTTATCCGCAATTTCTTCAACTGTTGGTGGGCTCTCTGGATGAAATTAAATCAACGTCTTAAAATTCAGCAGCTGGCGAGTCGCTAAAATTCTGCCAGATCTGACAAGTTTGACACGAAAGCAGCTTCAACGTGTTAATGTTTAAGCCTCATTTCTTCTTTCAATGACCATAATAACATGGGAACAAGTATCCGTGCAAAATTCTAATAACTAAGCACTAACTAATTAACATAACTCAGCTAATAACtcatataaaatataactaTTATTTAACCATAACTAACTAACTATTACCACGACTACAGCTAACTACTACTGTataattaactaaaaactaatatagctaataaatataataactCAGCACAATTTCAAAtacttgttttttaattttaccgTTGTCTTGATAAACCTGGCCTTGAACTTGCAGCATTTCATTGTCAAGTGCAAGGTAGGAAGATGCAAGAAACTGACCAAAGAAACAAAGACACATGAACTTTTATCGTGCAAGTAGTTCCACCAACTTATACCATTATAGAAGGGAATTAAGAGAGTATAAGTTAGAAATATATCTCTTGCCTTGTCCTTGTTTTTCACAATTGCAAGCAAGCTGCATTTCACTGCCGGTGTTCCGTTGGCTGAATACACAACGCTGCCATGGACATCAGATAACACAGGACTAAGTGCATAATTCTCAAAAAATTCGGACTGCAAATAAtcaagtttaaaaaagttaatcaTGAAATTGGCAGATTCTAAGTTTGAAGCTTGAAAACCCCAAATTGATGTTAAAAAAAGAGATTCTATTTCCatatattttactttatttatttccatatatacttttattcaagattaaagcaaaaaaaacacacaacaaattattagagtcaaaaagtGTAAAAATAAGAACTCACCAATCTGCCATAAATATCTCTCggattttcaaaaaacatgtTATTAAGGATTTCTTCAATTCTTTCTGGCACATGGTTCTTCATGTAGTATTCTGCCGCAAGCTTCTTCAACTCATTGTATGACTCAGCCATATTTCCTTCTTTTCATGCAACTTGTTTCTTCTTTGATGAAAGtgactttaaaactttttatttaaaatttctcTAAGATTTGACCATCCTGATTGGAAACAAGAAAGTCCTATACCAATACTGAAAACACAAAGATTGCAATAATTTCTTGAAGTTaccaaaatatgaaaatatgcTGGTATCATGTTTGATTAGACAAAGCAGAAAAGTGTTACATTAATTTCTTTCTGGCTCTTACTTActaacaacacaaaatattccaATGTCTCTTAGATTTTACTCCGTTAAAGAAGACCACTAGTCAATTGCATCGAACTAAAAAGTACTGTCACAGACAGAGAGACTTGAGAGACAAAGATTGACAACACTACACCATTAATGAATActcataattatttattaaggTACAAACAATACTTGCATAAAACTTACTGTTGGCACCTGCACGCACAAGATTTACCTTCATGCCTTTacctttatttatttatttaccttTTTTTACCTTCACGCCaacttataataaacaaacaaacaattgagGCTTCGGTGTAAGCCAtcaaaatttgcgtttttgccAGATTGCTGAGTTAGGCATAGATGCACTCAATATTGCTTTTCAAGAGCTTCAGTGCCGCACTTAAGGggcgttattttgcacttaatgacttggacagaactactgcgcactcaattttcagttgatttaaagtttgagTCAAACTGTCAAACTGGTTGTTGGTTTTGGTGTTGACGCACCCAAGATGTTGCTGAGAACAGTCATACTGTGCAGTCTGGCCCCTTCGAATGCACgatttctcgtcgaaaactgTCGTACTTTCTAGTCAGGTAGACTCAGACTGGTAAATAAGCAAAACGTTAAAAAGTTGCTACATTTCAATCTCACAATTTAGGTTGATATGGTATGACAAattttttggatttttatCTTGCATTGCGCAAATTTATATATGTCCACCAgatccactgaacaggagcaagtgtcgtcAATGCTTTGCGCAAGGGAATTACGGTGGTACGGTGCCACTGGGTGTAGAACAGGGAACCTGAGCCGCATTTATTGCGAGGCCAGCGCTCGAACCACTCGACTATCGAGTCAAGATTTGTGCATCCGGCCgattaaaagtttgttaacaatttttctttctATTGATTTTCTAAAAAGCTAACGTTTATTGCACAAATAGCCGACGACCAGAAAACCTTAACCATAGGTACTGCAgcaccgaattactgtaccgcagtacttttaaaaaaatgtaccgaatctctgtaatggattacttttttcaagaaatttcggtcggtcccggtacccggtacttttcacgtaattatttcaaaattttaacaattatgtTTTCAATAATACATGtaaattaatccttaataccaaTTTATGCATCTGTTGACCTTTTTCAATCTAAAAATATTAAGTAAAAATgtaagcgattaacgtcacatatgttttgacctagagtaacctttaccggggcataatagcgacaaacattgcatttgcagcaacatcttttacacaaaaaataccGGTACCGACAAAGCACCGAACTATTGTGTTGAAacagtaccgaataccggaaccgtcggttcattttttgccaagtaccgataccgttaccgacggtaatttcgaagtaccgactgcccacctctggccTTAACTACCTATCACGTCAAATGACCAGCTTTAACACAAAATAACAAGAAAAGTTGGCGTTTAGCTTTAAAAGTCCATGGCAACTCATTGCTCTTGTTAAATGCAAACGTAAGTAAGAACAACATGCTCCATACACTCAGCCCAGAGAAGAACAAAAGGTTGTTAATAatttaacagtttttattttgaagaaGCGATTCAGAAAAAACAAGCTAACATAATTCTAATGTAAGTATATCgtttgtgaaaaaatatatttactcGTTAATAAATTTGATGGTAgatgaaccgtgttaacccgGCATAGTCCAGTAATAAAAAAGATAGATATAAGATGACACTCTGCggttaacttaatttttaattttttaacacgagctttcgcaagttTATTAAGAGATATAACGTTAAATAAATGGGGCATCAAccaaaatatttgtagataacttttttgtaaatttttgtcttttgtaagttttaaaaaaatcatttgtttaTGGTGAACAATTACAAATTCGGGCAAGCTTGAGGAACGCAATATAAAACAAACGATCAAAAAATACACAATGAGAAATTTGATAACCAGTGCTCGAGCGATGAAGAATCATCTTTGAGTTTgagttgtgcaaagacttaAAATCCACAGTCCGAGCGAGATAAGGTAAGGTAAGATAACGATATAacttttaaaaagcaatacaGAAGTTCAGAAGTAAGAGTATCGGTAAACTTAAGCAACTTATTGGGTTATAGAGCCAAAAAgttgtttggttttgttttatttctgttttaatggTCGTATTGAATTTCTCACAATTTATTACTACAAAAGATGTTGATGTATTCACTGAAGCGTAACATTACCCAAAATGCTCATCTGAGTCAAAGATTAGAAGTTTCCGTTTCCAAGGAAGAGCAACATCGTGCTGCCGATTATCAAGAACTTGAGGACTGCAATCCTTAGTTTTTTCGCTGACTTGAAAATGTCTAGAGGCCATCCCAACATTTCCTTGTTCGTCCGAAATATTGCCGACAATGTGAGGTAactttattgttattattccTATGAATGAAAGTTAAgttgtcactatttcactgaaaaaaaaaaacgtacGGTATTGGTACCAGTTTTTTTTGATAGCCTAATCGTAACGTAGTTGTTGTAACATAGCTACTTTACCTAAATTTACCGTCTGGTATAATTTAAATCTTACTTCACCTAAAATTTATTcctaaaattacatttttgcattatacCTGTATTTTCGTAACGACCTTGCCCAATCAAATCAGGAAAGAATCGTAAGTAATTTATTAGGCCTACTCTGTATCCTAGCAATTGAAATTCTACAAgtttatgcaaaaaaattgtatattCCATCTTGCCCTAATGACGCTAGGGTCTATCGGCGGTATTGCGgccacattttttctttgcgatTTAAATCTCATGTTAAATACGTTTGCCTGGGGCTagcgaaaaaattttttcaccatattGTGCAGAATTTAATCTACTTTTTTACTATacttttatattattttctgttgaTGCAAAAACGGAGCAAAACGATTTCTTCCAAGACTACTTTTTCCGGGTAATTGCGGACACTCCTTGCAAATGCGGCCACACATCTCCATAAATGCGTCCACATTTCCCTGCTTTTGCGGACGTATTTTTATGAAGAATTTAGCCTTTTACAGTATTGCCGTTTGTTGTGTGCAAGACTGAAGAAGAACATTGGAGTTACaagcaatgcaaaataaattgtttttattcattgattCATCGAATAACTGcataataaatatatgtatgtataaatattgtaAGAATAAGGGAGAAGAATATTCAGGTAACTTGGTTGGTGTAAAATGATGCGTAACCACTACGAttcgtttttacttttgcgTTTGTATAATGGacgggccaagttttaaacgtttttagtATACCTCACATATGCTATAAGCGTAACTTAACCGTAACGATTATCGTATGTTTACAGcgtaatgcaaaataaaaagcgaGTCATACTCATTAGTCATTACGCTTAGCCTGCATCGAGTACAAGAAAAATTCCAAAGGAATAAGGCGGCAAGCTTATACTCGTGTAGCCTACATGTTAAAACTTTATGGTACAACATGTTTTTTGATAgtgtatttgtttatttcatgcgacaagaaacaattcaagaaaataccacttgagaGTCGATGCTAATGAAAAAAGAaccgaaaaattttatcagcaCCATTTTCACACAAACATATCACAATACCACTGCacgttttcaatttcattaaccTCGATATTGAGGTTGGTGCATTTGGTATGGTCCCAGAAATCACAAGCTACCCATGATGGTTCAACCGGACCTCTTTTCCACTTTAGCAAATAGCTGAAAGAGCTGCATTTAGCATTACTTGATCGTAAGAGTTCCTTGATTTCTTACTTGGTAACTCCATATTGCGCAAGTAGACCAAAGTAAGCAAATAATCACGtgcaaacaaagcatttgATAAACTAGAATGACCACGTTATGCTGTCCGCATTTAggggttgttttgtaattgtgatgaaacacagaaaaataaaaaaaaaacattgaaaaaagagaCATAGACATCTCAAATTTTGTACATACACAGAAGAAGGATACAGCTACTCGTGTGcgaaaaaagaatgaaaaaagagCAACATTTGGTGGAGAAACAGCAGTTTAGTTTGCAgagtgaaaaaaaatttttggctgTTTTTCATATCGTTCTGGTCTCTGTTTGAGGTAGTCACGTTCTAAGGGTAATAACAAACGTTTTACTTGGAGTAACTTCCTGAAATTTGCTGGAGTTGTTTGTTAGGAATATTAGATGAggctaattaaaaaaaaattatttttcgttgtaaaatttttcggtaatttcagaaaaaattttacCGGCCGCAAAAGCGCCGTGGCCGCAATAGGGCCGATTGACCCTAGCCTAACTTGTATGCCTATGTGTTAACGAAATGTTGGATGATATATAGCTTCTGTGTGTCTGTGCATTCGCAAATATGCCATCTTTTCTCGCTGGAGAAATCCGGCATACAatacaaactttttagttggagttatggtgaaatagtgacttCACAAAATTAATGCAGTTTAAAGTGTGAAGatctttttttgtttccaagaaaactttttctgcTTTCCTGCTGGTtattattaagtttttttctaCTTGGACTTTGTTTAGACCCGAAGATTTGCGTCGTGAGTTTATCAAATTTGGCCCAATATCTGATGTTTACATCCCACTTGACTATTACACTCGCCGCCCGAGGGGTTTTGCATACATACAATATCCTTTATTATACTACGACAGTATGAAGATTATTTTActaatttgtttattaattgattttttattaattttacgCAGTTCTGAGGAACTAAAGTTAAAGAAAGAATTTAAAGACAAAGATTTTTCAAGCATATGTTGAAAAGACAAAGCTTGTGTTCAAAGACCAAGCCAAGTGTTTTATTTGGTTGGTTTAATACTTTGATTAAGGCATGAAAAGCAAATAGTCAAATTAAAGTTTGTATTTTGCCTTCAAGCATGTTGACTTGCGATAATAGCTTTCATTATCTCTACAATTTATTACGGATTTAATTTTacgataaatttttttaatgtctTTATGAACTGAACgttcattttcttttgcataTAAAAGCAAGCACAAGTAGATCGGACATTTGTCGGCCAAGTTGAAAGTTAAAGATCCGGAGATTTAAAGAATCCACAAACGGATTAAAAGATAACGCATCAAAGGATAAAGTTAAAGTTTAAAGATTTAAGGGAATAGGAACAAGAATGTTTTAAAGCAGTAACTTGTGTCGACAAGATTGTTCTTGATATCCTTTAAACTGAAGtacaaatttgcaattttttcatcatttatttGACTCCTTAATCCGTTGGTTCCACGTTTGAGGATGTTCGTGACGCAGAGGATGCGCTTCATGAAATGGATCGAAAGTGGATTTGTGGTCGATACATCGAATTGCAATTTGCAGCCGGCGATCgtaaaagtaattttgtttacaattGTTGCATGCTGACCATTTCATGTTCTCACATTGCTAATCATCCCAAGTAACCTGCTCAGTGAAAACAATCAGAATTCAAATTTTATCTCACAGCACCAGGTCAGATGAGAACCAAAGATAGCCCTCCACCAGGAAGGTGAGTGCTTTATATACATTTGCATTGACATCTCATATCCACGATCTCATTCATTAAACAGAAAATGTTGTGAATTGACTTGCGCAGACACCGTCGTCGCTCATACAGCCGCAGCCCTCGCAGACGTTACAGTCGTTCAAGAAGTCGGTCGTTCGAACGGAAAAGGTCGCCATATCGTCGTAGCAACTCACGAGATGGACGCAGGAGTTACAGAAGAGCGAGATCCCCTGAAAATGGTCACGACCATTGTCACGGAAACCGATCCAGGTTAGAGGCCAATGAGTTTCTTCGTGAGCTATGTCATAAACAGTTGAATATGAACACATACAACTTCATATTTAGAAGGTCACGGTCGTTTTCTGAGGAACGACCTAGAAGCCAACAGCAACGCAGTCCATCATACGAAAGACGAAGTTGCACACCGGAGCGGGACAATTATGAGAGAAGGTATGAAATGAGAGGTTTGCTGTTAAACCAGGTTCATTGAATttccaattttattttaaagggaAGGATCCAATTCAGAATCTAATTAAGCTGATGGTTTTGGAAGTTGTTTTCGTTTCTCATTCTTTGTACGCTTTCACTTTATCCCCAACTCCTGATGACAAGACACTCTTTTAACCATTACACT comes from the Clavelina lepadiformis chromosome 5, kaClaLepa1.1, whole genome shotgun sequence genome and includes:
- the LOC143459956 gene encoding enolase 4-like, with translation MAESYNELKKLAAEYYMKNHVPERIEEILNNMFFENPRDIYGRLSEFFENYALSPVLSDVHGSVVYSANGTPAVKCSLLAIVKNKDKFLASSYLALDNEMLQVQGQVYQDNESPPTVEEIADKTCVNINAEIAPKIKGIPLLNQAEIDKALSDWMNEMENAVSSSTDVSENNNPRTPTPSSGKKKKVPSGKVKGGKAPEKPIPPKEPAAPRLKGCSSISATSLVTLKASSVFLAQPPFLHLHRSMSGCEGKEEIRLPTPVISIITGGKSSPGKLNIFKNIFAISRPGLPVNESIGNLVKVYQAVERSLAAKSSVGVVTAPGGGLQPVYDKPEQPLDVVLEAIQTAGFTPGQDIYVGIETDATNAFDYDKGKYEISNSLFKSADELVELYRDLLARYPAVIMLIDPIRKEDKEQWPKLCDVISEKCFVIGGSSIYGPLHSLNQNQLCARRSSGVAIATGSRVTCSDLYRIVQDVRANGDVTILLSPPADASDDIYTDVGVGLGVDFVSFGAPSRGENVDRLNRFVEIEEILKQRDVMTVSPQKSFNFPLIKPPPAPLSDEEGDVILNPPDQKTKKK
- the LOC143459418 gene encoding serine/arginine-rich splicing factor 12-like; translation: MSRGHPNISLFVRNIADNVRPEDLRREFIKFGPISDVYIPLDYYTRRPRGFAYIQFEDVRDAEDALHEMDRKWICGRYIELQFAAGDRKTPGQMRTKDSPPPGRHRRRSYSRSPRRRYSRSRSRSFERKRSPYRRSNSRDGRRSYRRARSPENGHDHCHGNRSRRSRSFSEERPRSQQQRSPSYERRSCTPERDNYERREGSNSESN